The sequence TTCCCACAACCCGGTGGTTAATCCGCCGCAGGCGGACTCTGCCTACTGAGCTGCTGGGGATCAAAATAAAGTTGGTTAAATAATTGTTATCCTAACAGAAGTCAAGAAAAAATCAATCAGAATGCGCTTTAGTGAGGTTTTATTTCGTTATCGGTTTCAGCTTGAGGTACAGTTCATCCAGTTGTGCTTTGCTGGTCTCCGAAGGTGCCTCGGTCATCAGGCAAGCCGCCTTCTGGGTTTTGGGAAATGCGATCACATCCCGGATGGATGATTGAGCGCACATCAGCATTACCAACCGGTCAAAACCAATGGCAATGCCGCCGTGTGGCGGTGCACCGGAATCCAGCGCATCCAATAAAAAGCCGAACTTGCCTTCATAGGTCTGGCGATCCATATTCAGCGCTTTAAAAACCTTTTCCTGAACGCTGCGCTGATGGATCCGGATGCTGCCGCCGCCGATTTCAAAACCGTTTAGCACCAGATCGTAGGCCCGGCTGTTTACGGCTAAAGGTTCTTTCGCCAGACGGGCAATATCCTCTTCCAGGGGCGACGTAAATGGATGATGCAGGGCCTGCAGCCGTTTTTCGGTTTCATCATATTCAAACATCGGGAAACGGGTTACCCATAAGAAATGGTACTCGTTTTCGTTGATCAGCCCCTGGGTTTTGCCCAGGTGATTTCTGAGATGACCCAGGGCTTCGTTGACGATCTTGGGCTGGTCGGCAACAAAAAAGACCAGATCTCCAGGCGCCATGTTAATGCGTTCAGCCAAGGCATTCTTTTCGGCATCCGTAAAAAATTTGGTGATCGGAGATTGCCATTCATCTTCTTTAACCTTAATCCAGGCCATGCCTTTGGCCCGGTAAACACTGACAAAATCCGTCAAATCGTCAATTTCTTTGCGCGAAAAATGTATGCAGCCTTTGGCATTCAAAGCTTTGACGATGCCGCCCTTTTTTACCGCGTCGGCAAACACTTTAAAGTTGGAGCCGGCAACGATATCGGAAATTTCTTTAAGCTCAAGGTCAAAACGGGTATCGGGCTTGTCCAGCCCGTAGCGGCCGACAGCCTCCTCATAAGTTAGTTGTGCAAACGGGCGCCTAATTTTTATGCCCAGAACCCGTTTGAACAGTTGGACCATCAGGCCTTCTGTGAGTTTCATGATGTCGTTTTCACCCACAAACGACATTTCAATATCAATCTGGGTAAATTCAGGCTGTCGATCAGCGCGCAGGTCCTCATCCCGGAAGCAACGCACGATTTGGTAATAACGATCATAACCGGAAATCATGAAAAGCTGTTTAAAGATCTGCGGCGATTGCGGCAGGGCATAAAACTGACCTGGGTTTACCCGGCTGGGGACCAGATAGTCCCTGGCGCCTTCAGGGGTGCTGCGGGTTAGAAAGGGCGTTTCCAGATCGAAGAAACCGTTTTTATTAAGATATTCTCTGACCGCAGCCGTGGTTTGGTGCCGCAGAATCAGGTTCTTTTGCATTGCAGGACGCCGCAGATCGAGGTGACGATGTTTGAGCCGAATGGTTTCAGAAGCATCAATCTCATCTTCAATCAGAAACGGCGGGGTTTTGGCCTTATTCAAAAGCCTGAATTCCGTGACGGCCACCTCAATCTCGCCGGTCTTCAATTTAGGATTAATCATGTCGTCCGGCCGATTTTCCACTTTGCCCCGCACCGCCAGCACGTATTCATTGCGGATGGCATGAGCTTTGGCATGGATTTCTTTGTCCACCTTTGGGTTAAACACCACCTGGGTGATACCTTCCCGATCCCGCAAATCCACAAAGATCACACCCCCGTGATCCCGCCGACGATGGACCCAGCCCATCAAAACCACTTCCTTGTCAACATCGCTGGCGTTTAGCTCCCAGCAATGATGCGTTCTGCGCATGTTTCCTAGTTGATCAGGCAATATCATCTCCTTGTTTTGGAACCTATTTCAAAAATGCATCTAGCGCCCATGGGTCCG comes from Desulfobacterales bacterium and encodes:
- the aspS gene encoding aspartate--tRNA ligase produces the protein MRRTHHCWELNASDVDKEVVLMGWVHRRRDHGGVIFVDLRDREGITQVVFNPKVDKEIHAKAHAIRNEYVLAVRGKVENRPDDMINPKLKTGEIEVAVTEFRLLNKAKTPPFLIEDEIDASETIRLKHRHLDLRRPAMQKNLILRHQTTAAVREYLNKNGFFDLETPFLTRSTPEGARDYLVPSRVNPGQFYALPQSPQIFKQLFMISGYDRYYQIVRCFRDEDLRADRQPEFTQIDIEMSFVGENDIMKLTEGLMVQLFKRVLGIKIRRPFAQLTYEEAVGRYGLDKPDTRFDLELKEISDIVAGSNFKVFADAVKKGGIVKALNAKGCIHFSRKEIDDLTDFVSVYRAKGMAWIKVKEDEWQSPITKFFTDAEKNALAERINMAPGDLVFFVADQPKIVNEALGHLRNHLGKTQGLINENEYHFLWVTRFPMFEYDETEKRLQALHHPFTSPLEEDIARLAKEPLAVNSRAYDLVLNGFEIGGGSIRIHQRSVQEKVFKALNMDRQTYEGKFGFLLDALDSGAPPHGGIAIGFDRLVMLMCAQSSIRDVIAFPKTQKAACLMTEAPSETSKAQLDELYLKLKPITK